From a single Bacillus gobiensis genomic region:
- the ahpF gene encoding alkyl hydroperoxide reductase subunit F, which translates to MVLEADIKAQLNQYLQLLESDIVLKVSTGSDNVSNDMLALVDELASMSSKITVEKTQLTRTPSFSVNRVGEDTGVTFAGVPLGHEFTSLVLALLQVSGRAPKVDQNVIDQIKNISGEYHFESYISLSCHNCPDVVQALNVMSILNPGITHTMIDGAAFKEEAESKNVMAVPSVFLDGEFFSGGRISLEEILAKMGKGADASELSNKDPYDVLVVGGGPSGASAAIYAARKGIRTGIVAERFGGQVQDTMSIENFISVKRTEGPKLVASLEEHVKEYDIDVMNLQRANRIEKKDLFELELESGAVLKSKSVIVSTGARWRNVGVPGEQEFKNKGVAYCPHCDGPLFEGKDVAVIGGGNSGIEAAIDLAGIVKHVTVIEFNPELKADDVLQKRLYSLPNVTVIKNAQTKEITGTDNVNGITYVERDTEEEKHIELQGVFVQIGLVPNTDWLAETVERNRIGEIVIDKHGATNVSGLFAAGDCTDGPYNQIIISMGSGANAALGAFDYLIRN; encoded by the coding sequence ATGGTACTTGAAGCAGATATTAAGGCACAATTAAATCAATACCTTCAACTACTTGAAAGTGATATAGTGCTGAAAGTAAGTACTGGCTCCGATAACGTATCAAATGACATGCTAGCTCTCGTTGATGAGCTAGCTTCCATGTCATCTAAAATTACAGTTGAGAAAACACAATTAACGAGAACGCCGAGCTTTAGTGTAAATCGTGTCGGCGAAGATACTGGCGTCACATTTGCCGGTGTTCCTTTAGGCCACGAATTTACTTCATTAGTATTAGCTTTGCTGCAGGTTAGCGGAAGAGCGCCAAAGGTTGATCAGAACGTTATTGATCAAATTAAAAACATTAGCGGTGAATACCACTTCGAATCTTACATCAGCCTTAGCTGCCACAACTGCCCTGACGTTGTACAAGCACTAAACGTGATGAGCATTCTCAATCCTGGCATTACGCACACGATGATTGATGGTGCGGCGTTCAAAGAAGAAGCAGAAAGCAAAAATGTCATGGCAGTACCATCGGTTTTCTTAGATGGTGAATTCTTCAGTGGCGGCCGTATATCACTTGAAGAAATTCTTGCCAAGATGGGTAAAGGTGCGGATGCATCAGAGCTTTCTAATAAAGATCCATACGATGTGCTTGTTGTTGGAGGCGGCCCATCCGGTGCAAGTGCAGCGATCTATGCGGCGCGCAAAGGTATTCGTACAGGCATTGTTGCTGAACGGTTTGGCGGTCAGGTCCAAGACACGATGAGCATTGAGAACTTTATCAGTGTGAAGCGTACTGAAGGTCCTAAACTCGTTGCAAGCCTTGAAGAGCATGTGAAAGAGTACGATATTGATGTCATGAATTTACAGCGTGCCAACCGTATCGAAAAGAAAGATCTTTTTGAACTTGAACTCGAAAGCGGCGCTGTACTAAAAAGTAAAAGTGTCATCGTTTCAACAGGTGCTCGTTGGCGCAATGTTGGCGTGCCTGGTGAACAAGAGTTCAAAAACAAAGGTGTCGCATACTGCCCTCACTGTGACGGTCCATTATTTGAAGGAAAAGACGTAGCGGTAATTGGCGGCGGTAATTCTGGTATTGAGGCAGCAATTGATCTCGCAGGTATTGTGAAGCATGTAACTGTTATTGAGTTTAACCCAGAGCTAAAAGCTGACGATGTCCTACAAAAACGTCTGTACAGCCTTCCTAACGTAACTGTCATTAAGAACGCTCAAACAAAAGAAATTACTGGTACAGATAATGTAAATGGTATTACCTATGTTGAGCGTGATACAGAAGAAGAGAAGCATATCGAATTACAAGGTGTATTTGTTCAAATCGGGCTTGTGCCAAATACAGATTGGTTAGCCGAGACCGTTGAACGCAATCGCATCGGTGAAATTGTAATAGATAAGCATGGAGCTACGAACGTATCTGGATTGTTTGCTGCAGGTGACTGTACAGATGGTCCGTATAATCAGATTATTATTTCGATGGGATCTGGAGCTAACGCAGCTTTAGGAGCATTTGACTATCTGATCCGAAATTAA